One Ignavibacterium album JCM 16511 genomic region harbors:
- a CDS encoding ATP-binding protein, with product MKNYSQKLQLKLTIEFAIFFIIVSAVIYVFTTDKFETDLKEKFEYKASIFANYLEQNPQFFWTDSIDNKELLQRLAELNNAEYLVIENSRGKLIDAINLDVAEKYLYIRSDVEGGISADKQIYRITKYLYPTKILAGKFYAGFKAAEQISKLERIKLLTALFSLTVLLTGIIITYILSLLSFRPILAIIEALDRTIKGNYTVKIKYEGKNELGLLVDKINDVLDELQRKAENNEKLDRKITDVLRERLSEVGAEISEQEYAKRILRKSEEQFKLLFENAPIGMVIISSEGRIMSINKSFCDTLDYSNEELLGVPVKYLFEKDEIPFFITKNSRNESVIRISDINAEKKLIKKDGKEINVIVKSVGVEDDNGDIDHYIMQLLDITAIKRAQQELIKALERAEQSDKLKTAFLAQMSHEIRTPLNVILTSIPLFEDLIPQGDDEMKVILDSVKSAGKRLHRTIDMILNMSSVQSGNYKPHYESFSLSDDLKKLTEEFRSLSEDKGLTLNFTNLAGSTFITADRYTVNQIFQNLISNAIKYTQKGFIDIILREQPNKKLKVEVRDTGIGMSKEYLQNIFTPFSQELSGHKREYEGNGLGLALVKKYAEINHAEIHVESEKGKGSVFSVVFDREIDLSVLKNLDNTKEVEKK from the coding sequence ATGAAAAATTACTCACAAAAACTGCAGTTAAAACTCACCATTGAATTTGCAATCTTTTTCATAATTGTTTCAGCCGTAATTTATGTATTCACAACTGATAAATTTGAAACCGACCTTAAAGAAAAGTTTGAATATAAAGCTTCTATTTTCGCCAACTACTTAGAACAAAATCCTCAATTCTTTTGGACTGACTCAATTGATAATAAAGAACTTTTACAAAGATTAGCCGAGCTCAATAATGCTGAGTACCTTGTAATTGAAAACAGTCGAGGAAAACTTATTGATGCAATAAATCTTGATGTAGCAGAAAAATATCTTTACATAAGATCAGATGTGGAAGGTGGAATATCCGCTGACAAACAGATTTACAGAATTACAAAATATCTTTATCCGACTAAAATTCTTGCCGGAAAATTCTATGCAGGTTTTAAAGCAGCGGAACAGATTTCAAAACTGGAAAGAATAAAACTTTTAACTGCACTTTTCAGCTTAACTGTTCTGCTGACAGGAATAATAATTACTTATATCCTCAGTTTACTTTCGTTCAGACCAATCTTAGCAATCATTGAAGCATTGGACAGAACCATTAAAGGAAATTATACAGTAAAGATAAAATACGAGGGAAAGAATGAATTAGGATTATTGGTTGACAAAATAAATGATGTTCTTGATGAATTACAGAGAAAAGCTGAGAATAATGAGAAACTTGATCGGAAAATAACTGATGTTCTTCGCGAAAGATTATCTGAAGTTGGTGCCGAAATTTCTGAGCAGGAATATGCAAAGAGAATTCTTAGAAAAAGTGAAGAACAATTCAAACTGCTTTTTGAAAATGCTCCGATCGGAATGGTTATTATTTCTTCAGAAGGAAGAATTATGAGTATAAATAAATCCTTCTGCGATACTTTGGATTATAGTAACGAAGAACTTCTTGGTGTGCCTGTCAAATATCTGTTTGAAAAAGATGAGATTCCATTCTTTATTACAAAGAACAGCAGAAATGAAAGTGTAATAAGAATTTCAGACATTAACGCAGAAAAGAAACTAATCAAAAAAGACGGAAAAGAAATAAATGTAATTGTAAAATCTGTCGGTGTTGAAGACGACAATGGTGATATTGATCATTACATAATGCAGCTGCTTGATATTACTGCAATAAAACGAGCACAGCAGGAATTGATAAAAGCTCTCGAACGAGCAGAGCAATCAGATAAACTCAAAACTGCTTTCCTTGCTCAGATGTCTCATGAGATCAGAACACCTTTAAATGTAATCTTAACTTCAATTCCATTGTTTGAAGATTTGATTCCTCAAGGTGATGATGAAATGAAAGTAATTCTTGACTCTGTTAAAAGCGCCGGTAAAAGATTACACAGAACTATTGATATGATTCTGAATATGTCTTCTGTTCAGAGTGGTAATTATAAACCTCATTATGAAAGTTTCAGCTTATCGGATGATTTAAAGAAACTAACTGAAGAGTTCCGCTCTTTGAGCGAAGACAAAGGTCTTACTCTTAATTTTACAAATCTTGCCGGAAGTACTTTCATAACAGCCGATAGATACACTGTAAATCAGATATTCCAGAATCTTATTAGTAATGCAATAAAATATACTCAAAAAGGATTCATTGATATAATATTAAGAGAGCAACCAAATAAAAAACTTAAGGTTGAAGTCCGTGATACCGGAATTGGTATGAGTAAAGAATATCTCCAAAATATCTTCACTCCATTCTCTCAGGAACTTTCAGGACATAAAAGAGAATATGAAGGCAATGGACTTGGCCTGGCATTAGTAAAAAAATATGCAGAAATAAATCACGCGGAAATTCATGTAGAAAGTGAAAAGGGCAAAGGTTCTGTATTTTCTGTTGTATTCGATAGAGAAATTGATTTATCAGTCTTGAAAAATCTGGATAATACAAAAGAGGTTGAAAAGAAATAG
- a CDS encoding NADP-dependent isocitrate dehydrogenase has protein sequence MFKVVLIKGDGIGPEIADAVVKIFDAAKVPITWIEKQAGLNVIEKHPTGIPEDTLEAVQQYKVALKGPTTTPVGTGHKSVNVTLRKSLELYANVRPAKSLPGVRTRFDNVDLIIVRENIEDTYGGIEHNQTADVAQALKLITRPGSIRIAKYAFEMAKLYGRKKVMAVHKANIHKLTDGLFLKCFYEVAKDYPEIQSSDLIVDNTCMQLVTNPERFDVLVLPNLYGDIVSDLSAGLVGGLGVAPGGNIGDDVAIFESVHGSAPDIAGQGIANPTALLLSSFQMLQHIGLHQTKARIEKALIETLKDGIKTRDLGGKAFTNEFTQAIIDRLENPADNEFKEPTPLRILSELLPTHKEVTEDFHGVDIFVENPGGIPKMPEQVGKLKLKMISNRGTKVYPGPMPKIWLVDHHRCRYVARDENDNLINIGDEEIFNLIKEVSAYGIKWMHIEKLQLFDGELGYSKAQGE, from the coding sequence ATGTTTAAAGTCGTTTTAATTAAAGGCGATGGCATTGGACCCGAGATAGCTGATGCTGTTGTGAAAATTTTCGATGCTGCTAAAGTTCCGATAACCTGGATTGAAAAACAGGCAGGATTAAATGTAATTGAAAAACATCCGACCGGAATTCCTGAAGATACATTAGAAGCAGTTCAGCAATATAAAGTTGCACTGAAAGGTCCAACTACAACTCCGGTTGGAACCGGGCACAAATCAGTAAATGTAACTTTAAGAAAATCACTTGAGTTATATGCAAATGTCCGTCCTGCAAAATCATTACCTGGTGTAAGAACAAGATTTGATAATGTTGATTTGATTATAGTCAGGGAAAACATTGAAGATACTTACGGCGGAATAGAACACAATCAGACAGCCGATGTTGCACAAGCATTAAAATTAATTACTCGTCCGGGTTCAATAAGGATTGCAAAATATGCTTTTGAAATGGCAAAACTTTACGGACGAAAGAAAGTTATGGCAGTCCACAAAGCAAACATTCATAAACTTACCGATGGACTTTTTCTTAAATGTTTTTATGAGGTAGCAAAAGATTATCCGGAAATTCAATCAAGCGATTTGATTGTTGATAACACCTGTATGCAGCTCGTGACTAATCCTGAAAGATTTGATGTTTTGGTTCTTCCGAATTTGTATGGTGATATAGTAAGTGATTTATCTGCTGGTCTTGTTGGTGGATTAGGCGTTGCACCTGGAGGAAATATTGGAGATGATGTAGCTATTTTTGAATCTGTGCATGGCTCAGCGCCCGATATTGCAGGACAGGGAATAGCAAATCCAACTGCACTTTTATTATCATCTTTTCAAATGCTGCAGCATATTGGTCTTCATCAGACAAAAGCAAGAATTGAAAAAGCACTTATTGAAACTCTGAAAGATGGAATTAAAACAAGAGATTTGGGTGGTAAAGCTTTTACAAATGAATTTACTCAGGCGATAATAGACAGATTAGAAAATCCAGCTGATAATGAATTCAAAGAACCTACTCCACTAAGAATTTTGAGTGAACTTCTTCCAACTCATAAAGAAGTTACAGAGGATTTTCACGGTGTTGATATATTCGTAGAAAATCCTGGTGGAATTCCCAAAATGCCGGAACAGGTGGGAAAGCTTAAGTTAAAAATGATTTCAAACAGAGGAACAAAAGTTTACCCGGGACCGATGCCCAAAATCTGGCTCGTTGATCATCATCGTTGCCGTTATGTAGCAAGAGATGAGAATGATAATTTAATCAATATTGGTGATGAAGAAATTTTTAACCTAATCAAAGAAGTTTCTGCGTATGGAATCAAATGGATGCATATCGAAAAACTTCAGTTATTTGATGGTGAATTAGGATATTCGAAAGCTCAGGGAGAATAG
- a CDS encoding deoxyribodipyrimidine photo-lyase gives MVNGKRVRLLQKGNETPGPIVYWMSRDQRVHDNWALIFSQQLALERQKPLIVLFNLVPNFLEATIRQYGFMLKGLEQMEVELKKYKIPFVLSLGNPENEIPDLLKKINASVLVSDFDPLKIKRIWKRDVAKKISIPFYEVDAHNIVPCLYVSNKVEFGAYTIRSKIHKALPEFLDEFPKLKVMKNHELNSESIDWEKAEKSLNINRDVKEIDWLKPGEANAQIVLKDFLENRFDNYAEDRNDPNKNALSNLSPYLHFGQISAQRVALTVEQFYGNHPSAKSFLEELIVRRELSDNFCYFNPKYDSFEGFPDWAKKTLNEHRKDKREFVYSLEDFEQAKTHEDLWNAAQLEMVKTGKMHGYMRMYWAKKILEWSKSPEDALKIAIYLNDKYELDGRDPNGYVGCAWSVGGVHDRAWTERPVFGKIRYMNLNGAKRKFDVDSYIKKFIS, from the coding sequence ATGGTTAACGGAAAAAGAGTTCGACTACTTCAAAAGGGAAATGAAACGCCTGGTCCGATTGTTTATTGGATGAGCAGAGATCAGCGTGTTCACGATAACTGGGCTTTAATATTTTCTCAGCAACTTGCCTTAGAGAGACAAAAACCACTCATAGTTTTATTTAATCTAGTTCCAAATTTCCTGGAAGCAACAATCAGACAGTATGGTTTTATGCTGAAAGGACTTGAGCAAATGGAAGTGGAACTAAAGAAGTACAAAATTCCTTTTGTCCTTTCACTTGGAAATCCTGAAAACGAAATTCCCGATTTGTTGAAAAAGATAAACGCATCAGTTCTGGTTAGTGACTTTGATCCTCTTAAAATTAAAAGAATCTGGAAAAGAGATGTTGCTAAAAAAATTTCTATACCTTTTTATGAAGTTGATGCGCATAATATTGTTCCTTGTCTTTATGTTTCGAATAAAGTTGAGTTTGGTGCTTATACAATCAGATCGAAAATTCACAAAGCACTTCCGGAATTTCTTGATGAATTTCCCAAGCTGAAGGTTATGAAAAATCATGAACTAAATTCTGAATCTATTGATTGGGAGAAAGCAGAGAAATCTCTGAATATAAATCGTGATGTAAAAGAAATTGATTGGCTGAAACCAGGAGAAGCAAATGCTCAGATAGTATTGAAAGATTTTCTGGAAAACAGATTCGATAATTATGCAGAAGATAGAAATGACCCAAATAAAAATGCCTTATCCAATCTTTCACCATACTTGCATTTTGGACAAATCTCAGCACAAAGGGTTGCATTAACAGTTGAACAATTTTATGGAAATCATCCATCTGCAAAATCATTTCTTGAAGAATTAATTGTAAGAAGAGAACTGTCTGATAATTTTTGTTACTTCAATCCCAAATATGATTCGTTTGAGGGATTTCCCGATTGGGCAAAGAAAACACTTAATGAGCATAGAAAAGATAAAAGAGAATTTGTTTATTCGCTTGAAGATTTTGAGCAAGCTAAAACTCACGAAGATTTATGGAACGCTGCTCAACTTGAAATGGTAAAAACAGGAAAGATGCATGGTTATATGAGAATGTACTGGGCAAAAAAAATTCTTGAATGGAGTAAATCACCAGAGGATGCATTAAAGATTGCAATATATCTTAATGATAAATATGAGCTTGATGGCAGAGACCCAAATGGCTATGTTGGTTGTGCCTGGTCAGTAGGTGGAGTTCATGATCGTGCCTGGACAGAAAGACCAGTTTTTGGTAAAATCAGATATATGAATCTCAACGGAGCAAAAAGGAAATTTGATGTTGATTCGTACATAAAAAAATTTATTAGCTAA
- a CDS encoding rhodanese-related sulfurtransferase translates to MNSYKVLLFYKYVEVPNPEKLVEEHLNWCLQNDIRGRVFFAKEGVNGTVSGTLENIEKYKEHLTGYPEFSDIWFKEDDTDSHAFKKMHVRLKREIVHGDLEDVKLEHGGKKLSPEELLKFYEEGKEFVIVDARNWYESMIGRFKNAITPSLKNFREWKKYVDEELIKFKDKPVVTYCTGGIRCEKASAYLVEKGFKEVYQINGGIINFIKKFPDTYWEGGMFVFDERRVVLPNSKPELKHIAKCYFCGEPTSYYINCHNVDCDRIIVCCHECKVKNEYCCSDECRKSPNKRKVYHG, encoded by the coding sequence ATGAATAGTTACAAAGTTCTACTTTTTTATAAATATGTCGAAGTACCCAACCCGGAAAAGTTAGTTGAAGAACATTTGAATTGGTGTTTACAGAACGATATTCGTGGCAGAGTTTTCTTTGCAAAAGAAGGGGTTAATGGAACAGTATCAGGTACTTTGGAGAATATCGAAAAATATAAAGAGCATCTTACAGGTTATCCGGAATTTTCTGACATTTGGTTTAAGGAAGATGACACTGATTCACACGCATTTAAAAAAATGCATGTAAGATTAAAAAGAGAAATTGTCCACGGTGATTTGGAAGATGTTAAACTAGAACACGGTGGTAAAAAGCTTTCGCCTGAAGAGCTCTTAAAATTTTATGAAGAAGGAAAAGAATTTGTGATTGTTGATGCGAGAAACTGGTATGAAAGTATGATTGGAAGATTTAAGAATGCAATCACACCTTCACTCAAAAATTTTCGTGAATGGAAAAAATATGTTGATGAAGAACTTATCAAGTTCAAAGATAAACCGGTTGTTACTTATTGTACAGGTGGAATAAGATGTGAAAAAGCATCCGCTTATCTTGTTGAGAAAGGATTTAAGGAGGTTTATCAGATAAATGGAGGAATAATCAACTTCATTAAAAAATTTCCTGATACATATTGGGAAGGCGGAATGTTTGTCTTTGATGAGAGAAGAGTTGTATTACCTAATTCAAAACCAGAATTGAAACATATTGCGAAATGTTATTTCTGCGGTGAGCCAACTTCTTACTATATAAACTGTCATAATGTGGATTGTGACAGAATAATTGTCTGCTGTCATGAGTGTAAAGTAAAAAATGAATATTGCTGCTCAGATGAGTGCAGAAAGAGTCCGAATAAAAGAAAAGTTTATCATGGCTAG
- a CDS encoding class I SAM-dependent methyltransferase, whose product MRKLNLGCGKDIKEGYVNLDIVDYGGNQIHDLNSFPYPFEDNTFDEIFASHILEHVNNFNKTITELYRILKPNGILIVYAPFFLNTKYFGDPDHKIPFSIRTFDNYEYIGNRKLKFYEKWKLDHRTNYETGAQFEVLEKRFITSHFPILKWMDLIVNIEPVIYERFFAGIFSPEEVYFKLRAIK is encoded by the coding sequence ATGAGAAAACTTAATCTTGGCTGCGGAAAAGATATAAAAGAAGGATATGTTAATCTGGATATTGTTGATTATGGTGGAAACCAAATTCACGATCTGAACTCATTTCCTTACCCCTTTGAAGATAATACATTCGATGAAATATTCGCCTCTCACATTCTGGAACATGTAAATAATTTTAATAAAACTATCACAGAGCTTTACAGAATACTAAAACCAAATGGAATTTTGATTGTTTATGCTCCTTTCTTTCTTAATACGAAATACTTTGGCGATCCCGACCACAAAATCCCATTTTCAATCAGAACATTTGATAATTATGAATACATAGGTAACAGAAAATTAAAGTTCTATGAAAAATGGAAATTGGACCACAGAACGAATTACGAAACCGGCGCTCAGTTTGAAGTTCTCGAGAAAAGATTCATTACCTCTCATTTTCCGATTCTTAAATGGATGGATTTAATTGTTAACATCGAACCTGTTATTTATGAAAGGTTTTTCGCCGGGATTTTTTCACCCGAGGAGGTTTATTTTAAGTTGAGAGCCATTAAATAA
- a CDS encoding septal ring lytic transglycosylase RlpA family protein, with amino-acid sequence MRSIVKALLFLVFIALVGFTFVINDDETPVVPTSDANEISLETKLPNFDPNLVDYIELGTMKASWYGPGFHGRKTANGEKFDQMSYTAAHKSLRFGTLLRITNPKNGKSIVVRINDRGPYIEGRDLDLSKAAAHELGLMRRGVARLKVEELKINGLDEMVAN; translated from the coding sequence TTGAGATCGATAGTAAAAGCATTATTATTTCTGGTATTTATAGCGTTGGTTGGATTTACATTTGTAATTAATGACGATGAAACACCAGTTGTGCCAACCTCGGATGCCAACGAGATCTCATTAGAAACAAAACTACCAAACTTTGACCCGAACTTAGTGGATTATATAGAACTCGGGACAATGAAAGCTTCTTGGTATGGACCTGGATTCCATGGCAGGAAGACTGCAAATGGTGAAAAATTCGACCAAATGTCCTATACCGCAGCTCATAAAAGTCTTAGGTTTGGCACCTTGTTAAGAATTACCAATCCTAAAAACGGTAAATCTATCGTTGTCAGGATTAACGACAGAGGTCCTTATATCGAAGGCAGAGATTTGGACCTTTCCAAAGCAGCTGCCCACGAACTAGGATTGATGCGAAGAGGTGTCGCAAGACTTAAAGTTGAAGAGCTGAAAATTAACGGTTTGGACGAAATGGTAGCCAATTAA
- a CDS encoding tRNA-(ms[2]io[6]A)-hydroxylase yields the protein MPIYFSLLNLCMLCLKNKTNPGWIKVAIKNLPSVVMDHAHCEKKAAGTGTSLLSTYFDKKEISLAMSDLVEEEIGHYRSVINILDKMGLTLGRDEGDEYAKSLLSSVNKNEPMRMMDRLITAGIIEARSCERLQILAENIENLELKKFYKELSDSEAGHYVTFIKLAKLYFDEELVRKRLDELTQIEAEIIKNLSNKPLMHG from the coding sequence ATGCCCATTTATTTTTCTTTACTAAATTTGTGTATGCTTTGTCTAAAAAATAAAACGAACCCCGGATGGATTAAAGTCGCAATTAAGAACTTACCGTCTGTAGTAATGGATCACGCTCATTGTGAGAAGAAAGCTGCCGGCACTGGAACGAGTTTACTTTCAACTTATTTTGATAAAAAGGAAATTTCTTTGGCAATGTCCGACCTTGTTGAAGAAGAGATTGGTCATTATCGTTCTGTAATTAATATTTTGGATAAGATGGGTCTGACTTTGGGAAGAGATGAGGGTGATGAATATGCCAAAAGTTTATTATCATCCGTTAATAAGAATGAGCCAATGAGAATGATGGACAGATTGATTACTGCTGGTATAATTGAAGCTCGTTCTTGTGAAAGGTTACAAATTCTTGCTGAGAATATTGAGAATCTGGAACTTAAGAAATTTTATAAAGAATTATCCGATTCCGAAGCTGGTCACTATGTTACTTTTATAAAACTTGCTAAACTTTATTTTGATGAGGAATTGGTCAGAAAAAGATTGGATGAACTGACCCAAATTGAAGCTGAAATAATAAAAAATTTATCAAATAAACCACTGATGCATGGATAA